A section of the Leptotrichia buccalis C-1013-b genome encodes:
- a CDS encoding 5-methyltetrahydropteroyltriglutamate--homocysteine S-methyltransferase, protein MCTINAPHRHDTVGSFLRPERLKKVRNDFEKGRIDREELTKVEDEEIKKIVDKQIELGYTSVTDGEFRRSYWHLDFFWGFNGIGHIHADKGYEFNGVVTRDDTAIVTGKISGENHPFVKHYTFLRDLVKDKRGVEARFTIPAPAQFYAELVREDKHVAALLKVYPDFKGLEDDIVNAYKTVINDLYNEGLRTLQIDDCTWGCLVDDNFIASFIEKSDRDKEVIRHEFSEKFLNINNRVFQNNPKDLVINTHVCRGNYASTWFGQGGYDKIADELFGKEDVNAYYLEFDTERAGTFESLAKVSGDKKVVLGLITSKNPTLEEKEVIIARIREASKYVPLDRLYLSPQCGFASTEEGNRLTEEEQWAKLRFIKEIADEVWGK, encoded by the coding sequence ATGTGTACAATAAATGCACCTCACAGACACGATACAGTAGGAAGTTTTTTAAGACCTGAAAGATTGAAAAAAGTTAGAAATGATTTTGAAAAGGGAAGAATTGACAGGGAAGAATTGACGAAAGTTGAGGATGAAGAAATTAAAAAAATTGTGGATAAACAAATTGAATTGGGATATACAAGTGTAACAGATGGTGAGTTTAGACGAAGTTACTGGCATTTGGACTTTTTCTGGGGATTTAATGGAATTGGGCATATTCATGCTGATAAGGGGTATGAATTTAATGGAGTTGTTACTCGTGACGATACTGCGATTGTTACTGGAAAAATTAGTGGGGAAAATCATCCATTTGTGAAACATTATACGTTTTTGCGAGATTTGGTAAAAGATAAAAGAGGTGTAGAAGCTAGATTTACAATACCTGCTCCAGCACAGTTTTATGCAGAACTAGTAAGAGAAGATAAGCACGTTGCGGCACTTTTGAAAGTTTATCCTGATTTTAAAGGTTTGGAAGATGATATTGTGAATGCTTACAAAACTGTTATAAACGATTTGTATAATGAAGGGCTTAGAACTTTGCAAATTGATGACTGTACTTGGGGATGTCTTGTAGATGACAACTTCATTGCTTCATTTATTGAAAAAAGTGACAGAGATAAAGAAGTTATTAGGCATGAATTTTCAGAAAAATTTTTGAATATAAATAATAGGGTATTTCAAAATAATCCAAAAGATTTGGTGATTAATACACATGTTTGCCGTGGAAATTATGCGTCAACTTGGTTTGGGCAAGGCGGGTATGACAAGATTGCGGATGAACTTTTTGGAAAAGAAGATGTGAATGCTTATTATTTGGAATTTGATACAGAAAGAGCGGGTACTTTTGAATCGCTTGCAAAGGTTTCTGGAGATAAAAAAGTTGTTTTGGGATTAATAACTTCTAAAAATCCAACATTGGAAGAAAAAGAAGTTATAATTGCTCGTATAAGAGAGGCTTCAAAATATGTGCCACTTGATAGGCTTTATCTGAGTCCGCAGTGTGGATTTGCTTCGACAGAAGAAGGAAATAGACTTACAGAAGAGGAGCAATGGGCAAAATTGAGATTTATTAAAGAAATTGCAGATGAAGTATGGGGAAAATAG
- the lgt gene encoding prolipoprotein diacylglyceryl transferase: MRPYLFKIGGFELRIYSLMYILAFLFGMFICLADDVAEKRGVDDRKTIEDFVFATIVAGLIGARLYYVIFKFSDYAGDPLSIFYIWQGGLAIHGGIIGAFVGACLFARKSKVNLWVLTDMGVGPLLFGQFLGRFGNLANGEVHGVPTFTPWNVIFSGKFSEWWAKYQTLGVAEQAQFKQLVPWGLTFPLDTPAGSEFPNLPLHPAMLYEGALNLIGFLILWFYFRKKEYNPGVLSMIYLIIYAIIRTFVSTFRAEDLLIFGIRLPYIISIIMIIIGIVGIKYFSRPERKFVPAEKENSENNKN; encoded by the coding sequence ATGAGACCATATTTATTTAAAATTGGAGGTTTTGAACTTAGAATTTATAGTTTGATGTATATTCTAGCTTTTCTTTTTGGAATGTTTATTTGCCTTGCGGATGATGTTGCCGAAAAAAGAGGCGTTGACGACAGAAAAACTATTGAAGATTTTGTCTTTGCGACGATAGTGGCAGGATTAATTGGTGCCAGATTATATTATGTTATCTTCAAATTTTCTGATTATGCTGGCGATCCCTTATCCATCTTTTACATATGGCAAGGTGGACTTGCAATTCATGGAGGAATTATCGGTGCATTTGTAGGAGCCTGCCTGTTTGCAAGAAAAAGTAAAGTAAATTTATGGGTTCTTACAGATATGGGAGTTGGACCTTTGTTATTTGGACAATTTTTAGGAAGATTTGGAAACCTAGCAAATGGAGAAGTCCATGGAGTTCCTACATTTACCCCATGGAATGTAATTTTTTCAGGAAAATTTAGCGAATGGTGGGCAAAATATCAAACACTAGGAGTTGCTGAACAGGCACAATTTAAGCAATTAGTACCTTGGGGACTGACTTTTCCGCTAGACACTCCTGCAGGATCAGAATTTCCAAATTTACCATTACATCCCGCTATGCTTTATGAAGGAGCTTTAAATTTAATTGGATTTTTAATACTCTGGTTCTACTTTAGAAAAAAAGAATATAATCCTGGTGTTCTATCAATGATTTATTTGATTATATATGCAATTATCAGAACATTTGTAAGTACATTCAGAGCAGAAGATTTATTAATTTTTGGAATAAGGCTTCCATATATAATAAGCATAATTATGATTATCATTGGAATTGTCGGTATAAAATATTTCAGTCGTCCTGAAAGAAAATTTGTACCTGCAGAAAAGGAAAATTCTGAAAATAATAAAAATTAA
- a CDS encoding pyridoxal-phosphate-dependent aminotransferase family protein codes for MSSKLLLTPGPTNIPEEYLEILGSDIIHHRTPKFREIMKENNENLKKIFKTTNDVAILTSSGTGSMEAAIVNFFSKGDKVLAINTGYFGDRFRKIGEIYGLNMINLQYEFGESYNLDDVKKVIAENPDLKGILATHSETSVGILNNIKALGDLTKNTEILLVVDTISGLVVNEFDFDGWHVDVAIAGSQKAFLIPPGLAFVAVSDKAKKAMETSDLPKYYFDLKQYEKYFDASAETPYTPAIALILALNQSLKDLVKNGIENTINQKRDLRKYVEEKAQKLGFELLVKNEENRTNTLISVYREGIIIKSVITALEEKGYTVTGGKGKYAESLMRIGILGQISKEQIDDFFVIFEEEIKKQL; via the coding sequence ATGAGTTCAAAACTATTATTAACACCTGGACCAACAAATATACCAGAAGAATATTTAGAAATTTTAGGAAGCGATATTATTCATCACAGAACGCCTAAATTTAGAGAAATTATGAAAGAAAATAATGAAAACTTGAAAAAAATCTTCAAAACTACAAATGATGTAGCAATCCTTACTTCATCTGGAACAGGTTCAATGGAAGCCGCAATCGTAAACTTTTTCTCAAAAGGCGATAAAGTCTTGGCTATAAATACTGGATATTTTGGAGACAGATTTAGAAAAATTGGAGAGATTTATGGCTTAAATATGATTAATCTTCAATATGAATTTGGAGAAAGCTATAATTTAGACGATGTAAAGAAAGTAATAGCTGAAAATCCTGATTTAAAGGGAATTTTAGCAACTCACAGTGAAACTTCAGTTGGAATTTTGAATAATATAAAAGCACTTGGAGATTTGACTAAAAATACTGAAATTTTATTAGTTGTAGATACAATTAGTGGACTTGTGGTAAATGAATTTGATTTTGATGGCTGGCACGTAGATGTTGCAATTGCAGGAAGCCAAAAAGCATTTTTAATACCACCAGGATTGGCGTTTGTAGCAGTAAGTGATAAAGCTAAAAAAGCTATGGAAACATCTGATTTGCCAAAATATTATTTTGATTTAAAACAATATGAAAAATATTTTGACGCTAGTGCAGAAACACCGTACACTCCAGCAATTGCTTTAATTTTGGCATTGAACCAATCATTAAAAGACTTGGTAAAAAATGGAATTGAAAATACAATTAATCAAAAACGTGATTTGAGAAAATATGTTGAAGAAAAAGCACAAAAATTAGGATTTGAACTATTAGTAAAAAATGAAGAAAATAGAACAAATACCTTAATCTCAGTATACAGAGAAGGAATTATAATAAAATCTGTTATTACTGCACTTGAAGAAAAAGGATACACTGTTACAGGTGGAAAAGGAAAATATGCAGAAAGCCTTATGAGAATTGGAATTTTAGGACAAATCTCAAAAGAGCAGATTGATGATTTCTTCGTAATTTTTGAGGAAGAAATAAAAAAACAATTGTAA
- the kdsA gene encoding 3-deoxy-8-phosphooctulonate synthase codes for MLINKVKKVKITDKITIGNDKIFLIAGPCVIESEDLVTEVAGKMKEITDKLGIQYIFKASFDKANRSSISSFRGPGLEKGLEILSRVKEKYGVALATDIHEPWQCKEAAKVIDLLQIPAFLSRQTDLLVAAAETGKAVNIKKGQFLAPWDMKNVVKKFEEVGNENIMLCERGASFGYNNLVVDMRGLLEMRKFGYPVVFDATHSVQIPGGQGETSGGNRAYVYPLARAAVSVGVDGVFAEVHPEPDKGLSDGPNMLKLDDVENILEKLLQYDKLTKEL; via the coding sequence ATGCTGATAAATAAAGTGAAAAAAGTAAAAATTACTGATAAAATTACAATTGGTAATGACAAGATTTTTTTAATTGCTGGACCTTGTGTAATTGAATCAGAAGATTTGGTTACGGAAGTAGCTGGAAAAATGAAAGAAATTACTGATAAACTTGGAATCCAGTATATTTTTAAGGCTTCATTTGATAAAGCAAATCGCTCTTCTATTTCATCCTTTAGGGGACCTGGACTTGAAAAAGGGCTGGAAATTTTATCAAGAGTTAAGGAAAAATACGGTGTGGCTCTTGCGACAGACATTCATGAACCTTGGCAATGCAAAGAAGCTGCAAAAGTAATTGACTTACTTCAAATACCTGCATTTTTATCGCGACAGACTGACTTACTTGTAGCTGCAGCTGAAACTGGAAAAGCTGTAAATATCAAAAAAGGACAATTTTTAGCACCTTGGGATATGAAAAATGTTGTGAAGAAATTTGAAGAAGTTGGAAACGAAAATATAATGCTTTGTGAACGTGGAGCTTCATTTGGATACAATAATTTAGTTGTAGATATGCGTGGTCTTTTGGAAATGAGAAAATTTGGTTATCCTGTTGTATTTGATGCAACACATTCAGTACAAATACCCGGAGGACAAGGGGAAACTTCGGGGGGAAATCGTGCCTATGTGTATCCACTAGCAAGAGCGGCTGTGTCTGTTGGAGTTGACGGAGTTTTTGCAGAAGTTCATCCTGAACCTGACAAAGGACTGTCTGATGGACCAAATATGCTAAAATTAGACGACGTTGAAAATATTTTAGAAAAATTGCTGCAATATGATAAATTAACAAAGGAATTATAA
- a CDS encoding mannose-1-phosphate guanylyltransferase translates to MDRVALIMAGGSGTRFWPLSTNEKPKQFLDLVSEKTMIRETIDRIKDLISVEKIFISTNIKYFDIIKKELPEISDRNIIFEPMARDTAACIGYAACIIKKIYKDSVMAVLPSDHLIKKEKEFLESLEFAFLEAEKNKIVTLGIKPTYAETGYGYIEYVDNRKKGKYEKKTIAEKTFKSYRVKRFREKPNKELAEKYIEQGNYLWNSGMFVWKTEFILQEIKKHMETHKLVLENIEELLENVDLCEIYGEKLSNFVKDEFDKFEKISIDFGVMEHTKSVSVIPVDIGWNDVGNFKSLEDIFPKDEDRNVVQAENFEKFESEGNIVINKENDKIIAAIGLENIVIVNTKDALLVCHKDKSQEVKKILNKIELKNK, encoded by the coding sequence ATGGATAGGGTAGCTTTAATTATGGCAGGAGGAAGTGGAACAAGATTTTGGCCGCTGTCTACAAATGAGAAACCGAAGCAGTTTTTAGATTTAGTATCGGAAAAAACAATGATAAGGGAAACTATTGACAGGATAAAGGATTTAATTTCTGTAGAAAAAATATTTATTTCTACAAATATTAAGTATTTTGATATAATAAAAAAAGAATTACCTGAAATTTCAGATAGAAATATTATTTTTGAGCCAATGGCGAGGGACACTGCGGCTTGTATTGGATATGCTGCCTGTATTATTAAAAAAATTTATAAAGACAGTGTAATGGCTGTTTTACCGTCAGACCACTTGATAAAAAAGGAAAAAGAATTTTTAGAAAGTCTGGAATTTGCATTTTTAGAAGCTGAAAAAAATAAAATAGTTACGCTTGGAATTAAACCCACTTATGCAGAAACTGGATATGGATATATTGAGTATGTGGACAATAGAAAAAAAGGGAAATATGAGAAAAAAACTATAGCTGAAAAAACATTTAAATCCTATAGAGTAAAAAGATTCAGAGAAAAGCCGAATAAGGAGCTTGCTGAAAAATATATAGAACAAGGAAATTATCTTTGGAATAGTGGAATGTTTGTATGGAAAACAGAATTTATTTTGCAGGAAATAAAAAAACATATGGAAACTCATAAACTTGTTTTGGAAAATATTGAAGAATTATTGGAAAATGTGGATTTATGTGAAATTTATGGAGAGAAATTAAGTAATTTTGTAAAAGATGAATTTGATAAATTTGAAAAAATTTCAATAGATTTTGGAGTTATGGAGCACACAAAGTCAGTAAGTGTAATTCCTGTGGACATTGGCTGGAATGATGTAGGAAATTTTAAGTCACTTGAGGACATATTCCCAAAAGATGAAGATAGAAATGTTGTACAGGCTGAAAATTTTGAAAAATTTGAATCTGAAGGAAACATTGTGATTAATAAGGAAAATGATAAAATTATTGCTGCAATTGGACTTGAAAATATTGTAATTGTAAATACAAAAGACGCATTACTCGTGTGCCATAAAGATAAAAGTCAAGAAGTTAAGAAAATTTTAAATAAAATAGAGTTGAAAAATAAATAA
- a CDS encoding KpsF/GutQ family sugar-phosphate isomerase — protein MQIDIIKEAKSVFDIEITELEKLKNRIGDSFQKLVNTIMELKNNKVVVTGIGKSGIIGEKIAATLASTGTTAVFLNAAEALHGDLGIISNGDVVIAISNSGNSDEILSILSPIRKIGGKIVGFTGNPNSTLGKYADITINVGVEKEACPLGQAPMSSTTSTLVTGDALAVCLMKLKNFSESDFAKYHPGGSLGKRLLLHVSDLMHIGEELPVVKKDEKIENVLMTLTKKKLGAVCISDTGFGNGKLLGIITEGDIRRALEHKEKFFDYKASDIMISTPVTIEKDAMALDALHLMENRKSQISVLPVVENGNVVGLIRVHDLIGLR, from the coding sequence ATGCAAATTGATATTATAAAGGAAGCTAAAAGTGTATTTGATATTGAAATCACAGAATTGGAAAAATTAAAGAACAGAATTGGAGATAGTTTTCAAAAATTAGTTAATACAATTATGGAACTTAAAAATAATAAAGTTGTTGTAACTGGAATAGGAAAGTCTGGGATAATTGGAGAAAAAATTGCTGCTACTCTTGCTTCAACAGGGACAACAGCAGTATTTTTGAATGCCGCTGAAGCATTGCATGGTGATTTGGGAATAATAAGTAATGGAGATGTGGTGATTGCCATATCAAATAGCGGAAATTCTGATGAAATTTTGAGTATTTTGTCCCCAATAAGAAAAATTGGTGGAAAAATAGTTGGCTTTACTGGAAATCCTAATTCTACATTGGGAAAATATGCTGATATAACAATTAATGTTGGAGTGGAAAAAGAAGCATGTCCGCTGGGACAGGCGCCAATGAGTTCAACTACATCTACTCTTGTAACTGGAGATGCTCTGGCTGTATGCCTTATGAAACTAAAGAATTTTTCAGAAAGTGATTTTGCCAAATATCATCCTGGCGGAAGTCTTGGAAAGCGATTGTTATTACATGTTTCAGACCTTATGCACATTGGGGAAGAACTGCCTGTAGTAAAAAAAGATGAAAAAATTGAAAATGTGTTAATGACACTTACTAAGAAAAAACTGGGAGCTGTATGTATTTCTGATACAGGTTTTGGAAATGGAAAGTTGCTTGGAATTATAACCGAAGGGGATATTCGGCGTGCATTGGAGCATAAGGAGAAATTCTTTGACTATAAAGCTTCAGATATAATGATTTCTACACCAGTAACGATTGAGAAGGATGCTATGGCACTTGATGCGCTTCATTTGATGGAAAATAGAAAAAGCCAGATTAGTGTTCTACCAGTTGTAGAAAATGGGAATGTTGTAGGGCTTATAAGAGTTCACGATTTAATAGGATTAAGATAA
- a CDS encoding oligosaccharide flippase family protein, whose translation MDNKNLLKGTMVYSLMNLVTKMGSFIFLPIITRLLTQEEFGIVGTLAPITSLFTVILGLGLYNAQMKKYVDLKENEDEFGSYMFSSTLIIVVFNVVTYIFLFTPPAQKLFSYIVDLSKVSYYPLIIVSILIATSNAFNNLAVTLFRMKRMYMKVAIGSVVSLFTTYILAIYFIQYLKWGVFGNQFANLIALLIVFLFYFKDYFGKFRFKLNLDYVKYSLRNGLPLIFIELTDQVVNLSDRLVLAKFVSLAVVGGYTLAFTGGRVLSVITGSFVNSWTPEFYEAMKEDRTNPRITRSVENFIAIISFACVIAQLFAPEGIKLIFPKSYYQAINYMPLILAGIVVQALFCLDYFFHFHEDSIYIFYFTMFAMIFNLVGNIIFIPKFPEIGPIIAAWTTLLAFLFRAIMEMIIIRKKYKISFNYKKLFLYFIIIVNPVIFYLSNDQLSWMKFGLKIVYLAIVTKLLVNREVYAKITNLVNGIKRKILK comes from the coding sequence ATGGATAATAAAAATTTACTGAAGGGAACTATGGTTTATTCCTTAATGAATTTAGTCACAAAAATGGGATCATTTATATTTTTGCCCATAATTACTAGACTGTTGACACAGGAAGAATTTGGGATTGTTGGAACTCTGGCTCCGATTACTTCATTGTTTACAGTAATTTTAGGTTTGGGACTATATAATGCCCAGATGAAAAAATATGTTGACTTGAAGGAAAATGAAGATGAATTTGGAAGCTACATGTTTTCTTCAACTTTAATAATAGTAGTTTTTAATGTAGTGACATATATTTTTTTATTTACTCCGCCAGCCCAGAAACTATTTTCATACATTGTCGATTTAAGCAAGGTGAGCTACTATCCGCTAATAATCGTCAGTATTTTGATTGCCACATCAAACGCCTTTAACAATCTTGCAGTAACTTTATTTAGAATGAAAAGAATGTACATGAAAGTTGCAATAGGAAGTGTAGTAAGTCTTTTTACCACATATATTCTGGCAATTTACTTTATACAGTATCTAAAATGGGGAGTTTTTGGAAATCAATTTGCAAATTTAATAGCATTATTAATAGTATTTCTGTTTTATTTCAAGGATTATTTTGGGAAATTCAGGTTCAAGCTGAATTTAGATTATGTGAAATATTCTCTTAGAAATGGATTGCCACTGATTTTTATTGAGCTTACGGATCAAGTGGTAAATTTAAGTGACAGGCTTGTTTTGGCAAAATTTGTTTCACTTGCTGTAGTTGGAGGATATACGCTTGCATTTACTGGTGGAAGGGTTTTATCGGTTATTACGGGTTCTTTTGTAAACAGCTGGACACCAGAATTTTATGAGGCAATGAAGGAAGATAGGACAAATCCGAGAATAACACGAAGCGTGGAAAACTTTATTGCAATTATTTCCTTTGCGTGCGTAATTGCACAGTTGTTTGCTCCAGAAGGTATAAAGCTGATATTTCCAAAAAGTTATTATCAGGCGATAAATTATATGCCTTTAATTCTAGCTGGAATTGTTGTTCAGGCACTATTTTGCCTTGATTATTTTTTTCATTTTCACGAAGACAGCATATACATTTTTTATTTTACAATGTTTGCAATGATATTTAATTTAGTTGGAAATATAATTTTTATACCGAAATTTCCAGAAATTGGGCCTATTATTGCGGCGTGGACAACGTTACTTGCCTTTTTATTTAGAGCGATAATGGAAATGATAATTATAAGGAAAAAATATAAGATTTCGTTTAATTATAAAAAATTATTTTTATATTTCATCATTATTGTAAATCCTGTGATATTCTATTTATCAAATGATCAGCTTTCGTGGATGAAATTTGGATTGAAAATAGTTTATTTGGCGATAGTGACAAAATTGCTTGTAAATAGGGAAGTTTATGCTAAAATTACAAATCTTGTGAATGGAATAAAAAGAAAAATTTTAAAATAA
- a CDS encoding glycosyltransferase family 2 protein, translating to MKFTVFTPTFNRKELLEKLYKSLQKQTYTDFEWLIVDDGSTDGTGEKVKEFLEESKLDIKYFYKENGGKQRAYNFATDKANGELFICLDSDDEYVENGFETILKYWEKYEKDANIAGMGYLSMYPDGEIIGSSFPEKEMISTQFDIYNKYGVKGDKGLMFRTEIIKKYKFPVFDEEKFITEAVIYNRICEKYKMVYVNEKIEIKEYQEDGLTAKYNNLLLRNPKGQALYHNEINTQNLSFKQKVLNNAVYYKFCRAAGYKFGKIFKENKNKLFLIFALGIGEYMWQKEKNKK from the coding sequence ATGAAATTTACGGTTTTTACACCTACTTTTAACCGAAAGGAACTACTTGAAAAATTGTACAAATCGCTGCAAAAACAGACTTATACCGACTTTGAGTGGCTTATTGTAGATGATGGCTCAACTGATGGAACTGGAGAAAAAGTAAAAGAATTTCTTGAGGAAAGTAAACTTGATATAAAATATTTTTATAAGGAAAATGGCGGAAAACAGAGAGCTTATAATTTTGCAACGGATAAGGCAAATGGAGAGCTTTTTATTTGTCTTGATTCAGACGATGAATATGTGGAAAATGGGTTTGAAACGATTTTAAAATATTGGGAAAAGTATGAGAAAGATGCCAATATTGCGGGAATGGGCTATTTATCAATGTATCCAGATGGAGAAATTATTGGCTCAAGTTTTCCAGAAAAAGAGATGATTTCAACACAGTTTGATATTTACAATAAATACGGAGTTAAGGGCGATAAAGGGCTTATGTTTCGGACTGAAATTATAAAAAAATATAAATTTCCAGTTTTTGATGAGGAAAAATTTATTACAGAAGCTGTTATATATAACAGAATTTGTGAAAAATATAAGATGGTTTATGTAAATGAGAAAATCGAGATAAAGGAATATCAGGAAGATGGATTGACAGCAAAATACAATAATTTACTGCTGCGAAATCCGAAAGGACAGGCTCTTTATCATAATGAAATCAATACCCAAAATTTGTCTTTTAAGCAGAAAGTTCTAAATAATGCTGTTTATTACAAATTTTGCAGGGCAGCAGGATATAAATTTGGAAAAATATTTAAAGAAAATAAAAATAAATTGTTTTTAATTTTTGCTTTAGGAATTGGGGAATATATGTGGCAAAAAGAGAAAAATAAAAAATAA
- the mnmA gene encoding tRNA 2-thiouridine(34) synthase MnmA, translated as MNKKLDDKKVVVGMSGGIDSSVAALLLKQQGYEVIGVTLKHLPDELSENPGKTCCSLDDINDARYTCYNLGIPHYVLNVVEEFKKDVMEYFIKMYNAGKTPSPCVICDEKVKIKKLVEFADKMGIKYISTGHYSKVSENNMLLWDKNNRKDQTYMLYRLDKDIVERFLFPLAEYEKSEVREIARQNGIHTHNKPDSQGICFAPNGYIPFLKKVLGNDVKKGNFVDKNGKIIGEHIGYQFYTIGQRRGLGLNLGKPFFVLELRPETNEVVVGDFEELLIKEIEVINYKFHYSLENIIGKKLTARPRFSSKGLTGELKILKNEESNENRIIFEFDEKTHENSEGQHIVFYLNDEIVGGGEIKLLLK; from the coding sequence ATGAACAAAAAATTAGATGATAAAAAGGTAGTAGTTGGAATGAGTGGCGGCATAGACAGTTCTGTCGCTGCTCTTTTATTGAAACAGCAAGGCTATGAAGTGATTGGAGTTACTTTGAAGCATTTACCTGACGAACTTTCAGAAAATCCAGGAAAGACCTGCTGCTCACTGGATGATATAAATGATGCGAGATACACTTGCTACAATTTAGGTATTCCACATTATGTCCTAAATGTCGTGGAAGAATTTAAAAAAGATGTAATGGAATATTTTATAAAAATGTACAATGCAGGAAAAACTCCTTCGCCTTGTGTAATTTGCGATGAAAAGGTAAAAATAAAAAAACTCGTAGAATTTGCTGATAAAATGGGAATAAAATACATTTCGACAGGGCATTATTCAAAAGTTAGCGAGAATAATATGCTTTTATGGGATAAAAATAACCGAAAAGATCAGACTTATATGCTTTATCGGCTGGATAAGGATATTGTGGAAAGGTTTTTATTTCCACTTGCAGAATACGAAAAATCAGAAGTTCGTGAAATTGCAAGACAAAATGGTATTCATACCCATAACAAGCCTGACAGCCAAGGAATCTGCTTTGCTCCCAACGGATATATTCCATTTTTGAAAAAAGTGCTTGGAAATGATGTGAAAAAGGGAAATTTTGTGGATAAAAATGGTAAAATTATTGGAGAACACATAGGTTATCAGTTTTACACGATTGGGCAGCGGCGTGGACTGGGGCTTAATTTAGGAAAGCCGTTTTTCGTGCTGGAGCTTCGACCTGAAACAAATGAAGTTGTTGTGGGGGATTTTGAAGAATTGTTAATAAAAGAAATTGAAGTGATAAATTATAAATTTCATTACAGTTTAGAAAATATAATTGGGAAAAAATTAACTGCACGTCCAAGATTTTCTTCAAAAGGACTGACTGGGGAGCTGAAAATTTTGAAAAATGAAGAAAGTAATGAAAATAGGATAATTTTTGAATTTGACGAAAAAACTCATGAAAATTCAGAAGGGCAACATATTGTATTTTATTTAAATGATGAAATTGTTGGAGGTGGGGAAATAAAGCTGTTACTGAAATAA
- a CDS encoding helix-turn-helix domain-containing protein, whose amino-acid sequence MGRKSKISNELRIELVKKILKGKETIQNLAKEYDVAKSSLMTWKKKYLELGEKSIMVDEKNKHYTRETRIKAVKSYLNNEGSLFEICKKYGITSVSVLNYWIRDYKKSVDENGNYKIFKKHIRKSVESKIEAVTFCQKHDYDYNLTTQKFDISYQQIYSWVKKYEAGGAEALIDNRGKRLSDRK is encoded by the coding sequence ATGGGCAGAAAATCAAAAATATCTAATGAGTTAAGAATAGAACTTGTAAAGAAAATACTAAAAGGTAAGGAAACTATACAAAATTTAGCAAAAGAATACGATGTTGCAAAATCTTCATTAATGACTTGGAAAAAAAAATATCTTGAACTTGGAGAAAAAAGTATAATGGTTGATGAAAAAAATAAACATTATACTCGTGAAACTAGAATAAAAGCAGTAAAAAGTTATTTGAACAATGAAGGTTCCCTTTTTGAAATTTGTAAAAAATACGGTATAACTTCTGTAAGTGTGTTAAATTACTGGATTAGGGACTATAAAAAAAGTGTAGATGAGAACGGAAATTACAAAATATTTAAAAAACATATAAGAAAATCTGTCGAATCAAAAATTGAAGCTGTGACTTTTTGTCAAAAACATGATTATGATTATAATTTAACTACCCAAAAATTTGATATTTCTTATCAGCAAATTTATTCTTGGGTAAAAAAATATGAAGCAGGTGGAGCTGAGGCACTGATAGATAATCGCGGGAAAAGGCTTTCTGACAGAAAATAA